In Amaranthus tricolor cultivar Red isolate AtriRed21 chromosome 3, ASM2621246v1, whole genome shotgun sequence, a single window of DNA contains:
- the LOC130809341 gene encoding probable WRKY transcription factor 57 — protein sequence MDSDSNKLDPTHSSTWSLPSDSASDHVFFLNRDHSHDNHMLSEFPWSYDDSSELSHTHSSLGSPTLADMDDYQPSDDTPIISQTEGVAASCSGSQQQQSLVGDQISDVIAPNPSASSSSSEDLGDKRVGKAAISTALADTSTKVKKKGQKRIRQPRFAFMTKSEVDHLEDGYRWRKYGQKAVKNSPFPRSYYRCTNSKCTVKKRVERSSEDPTVVITTYEGQHCHHTIGFPRSSGFISHDTAFLGQFASPLSTSQSSFLYTGIPFSQETSLSPIAQVQAQAQAQAQAMDSVNTVQSHHHHHLQAPSHDPRDSPTSVETTQQTAPLSSSGQGLLGDIVPPGMRNP from the exons ATGGACTCGGATTCCAATAAACTCGATCCGACTCACTCATCCACCTGGTCACTCCCGTCCGATTCAGCTTCCGACCATGTTTTTTTCCTCAACAGAGATCATTCACACGATAATCACATGTTATCTGAGTTTCCTTGGTCGTACGATGACTCGTCCGAGTTATCACACACTCATAGTTCACTCGGATCTCCTACTCTTGCCGACATGGACGATTATCAACCATCTGATGATACTCCGATCATTTCACAAACAGAAGGAGTAGCAGCAAGTTGTAGTGGCTCTCAGCAGCAGCAATCATTAGTAGGTGATCAAATCTCCGATGTTATCGCTCCAAATCCTTCAGCTTCATCCAGTTCTTCGGAAGATCTCGGCGATAAACGTGTCGGCAAAGCGGCCATTTCTACAGCTCTAGCTGACACTTC GACTAAAGTTAAGAAAAAGGGGCAGAAGAGAATAAGGCAGCCACGCTTTGCGTTCATGACTAAGAGTGAAGTTGACCATCTTGAAGATGGCTATAGATGGCGGAAATATGGACAGAAAGCTGTTAAAAACAGTCCATTTCCCAG GAGTTATTATCGGTGCACCAACAGCAAATGCACAGTAAAAAAGAGGGTAGAACGCTCTTCAGAAGATCCAACCGTAGTCATAACCACATATGAAGGCCAACATTGTCATCATACAATTGGATTTCCGAGAAGTAGTGGATTCATTAGTCATGATACTGCCTTTCTTGGACAATTTGCTTCTCCATTGAGTACTTCTCAGTCCTCATTTCTCTATACAGGGATCCCATTTTCCCAGGAAACTTCATTAAGCCCCATTGCCCAAGTCCAAGCCCAAGCCCAAGCCCAAGCCCAAGCCATGGATTCAGTAAATACAGTACagtctcatcatcatcatcatttacaAGCTCCGAGTCATGACCCGAGAGATTCTCCCACATCTGTGGAAACAACTCAACAAACAGCACCTCTCAGTAGTAGTGGCCAAGGGTTGCTCGGAGATATTGTGCCTCCTGGAATGCGAAATCCATGA